Proteins encoded within one genomic window of Pygocentrus nattereri isolate fPygNat1 chromosome 9, fPygNat1.pri, whole genome shotgun sequence:
- the arhgef19 gene encoding LOW QUALITY PROTEIN: rho guanine nucleotide exchange factor 19 (The sequence of the model RefSeq protein was modified relative to this genomic sequence to represent the inferred CDS: deleted 1 base in 1 codon) codes for MLPGYGLSPLPDFQPHLHAFRCRGESSAMWIPGSPEAQVALSSSRENRPLLRQHIAVCQQETLAFIDLQQNSTNGFCSSSSLGGAHYLTPSPMPTSKRSLTDCFQNGDTDLDSDLNTNLNLNHESHQDVEEVQNNTSEPCVDLLKTDPEKLLPPSQVVSPRDLFLPLSPMFVDAHQPSSPSSPLGSELQSPDLFPLQRRTSQGSSKEKSIRRKMRVYSPDSPSDESLSSPGLDSDYLFPGSFESFMEEELGMVGSTIPTSQSSSPLLDLDEELALTSFPVPSLPSSNHPHRDTGLEENTREIGKDEVNQGDNGVPEGSAFLGGTSLSLTHPLPLPRSRSTDHERRRFSASELISRLQLSQRKNSFTLRLGKSLSARVASRDRQPSGNLTADYKPCTRQRLSGGSSDSVPHSPVGFAPPLPSADSTLPLHRRSSKLSMRKDSIDEDGDAPPRSSKRLSRFLPSLVLYQEYSDVAINREIQRQQGAEPGNDEDRGGDYASPSNLSPSSSFRSSRGSAFSLWQDIPDVRGSGELDNFSNEERKLQEAKFELVTSEASYIRSLTIAVDHFMMSPELTECLGTQERQWLFSKLPDVKDVSEKFLQDLEHRLEADILRFDVCDIVLEHCPALRRVYLPYVTNQAYQEQTYQRLLQENPRFPGILARLEEDPICQRLPLTSFLILPFQRITRLKMLVENILKRTTPGSRDEDTATKAFNELKKIIKECNSSVQSMKRMEELIHLNKKIHFEGKIFPLISQSRWLVKHGELLEVDMQTMSISGSKFKLPTRPVYLHLFNDCLLLSRRKDTWKFMVFVHAKIGELKVKDLSQKLQGISGFIFHLQLCEGQQLKHQILLKSQTESGKQRWITAMFPPDPKTTIEQASENEDLSQVQCIKSYQAQEHDELTLEKADILQAKTITSDGWVEGIRLSDGERGWFPKTYVEEITSRSARLRNLRENIRIKCVTQKLEGESQ; via the exons ATGCTCCCTGGCTATGGATTATCTCCTCTCCCTGACTTCCAGCCTCACCTCCACGCTTTCCGTTGCCGAGGGGAGAGCTCTGCCATGTGGATCCCTGGCTCGCCCGAGGCCCAGGTTGCTCTGAGCAGTTCCCGGGAGAACAGGCCTCTCCTGCGCCAACACATTGCTGTGTGCCAACAAGAGACGCTAGCCTTCATTGACCTccagcagaacagtacaaatgGCTTTTGCTCCTCATCTTCGCTGGGGGGGGCACATTACCTTACCCCATCCCCCATGCCCACCTCAAAACGGTCC TTGACAGACTGCTTCCAGAATGGAGACACTGACTTAGACAGTGACTTGAACACAAATCTGAATCTGAACCATGAAAGCCACCAGGATGTGGAGGAAGTACAGAATAACACAAGTGAACCTTGCGTGGACTTGCTTAAGACAGATCCTGAGAAGCTCTTGCCCCCATCTCAGGTGGTCAGTCCCAGAGACTTGTTCCTTCCCCTGTCTCCCATGTTTGTAGATGCTCACCAGCCCAGCTCCCCCAGCTCCCCACTAGGCTCAGAGCTCCAGAGCCCTGATCTCTTTCCTTTACAGAGACGAACTTCACAGGGGTCTTCAAAGGAGAAGTCTATAC GCCGCAAAATGAGGGTATACTCACCTGACAGTCCGAGTGACGAGTCCCTGAGCAGCCCAGGACTGGATTCTGATTACCTGTTCCCGGGATCCTTTGAGTCGTTCATGGAGGAAGAGCTAGGCATGGTGGGTTCCACCATCCCCACATCCCAGAGCTCTAGCCCCTTGCTAGATTTAGATGAGGAGCTGGCACTCACATCCTTTCCTGTACCTTCACTGCCGTCCTCCAACCACCCTCACAGGGACACAGGTTTAGAGGAGAACACAAGAGAGATAGGAAAGGACGAGGTGAACCAGGGGGACAACGGGGTCCCGGAAGGCTCAGCCTTCCTAGGTGGGACCTCCCTGTCTCTCACCCACCCCCTCCCTCTGCCCCGGTCCCGCTCGACAGACCATGAGCGCCGGCGGTTCTCTGCCTCCGAGCTCATCTCGCGGCTGCAGCTCTCGCAGAGGAAGAACTCTTTCACATTGAGGCTGGGCAAGTCACTGTCCGCCCGTGTGGCCTCCCGTGACCGCCAGCCGTCTGGGAACCTCACTGCCGACT ACAAACCCTGCACTAGACAGCGTCTTTCAGGGGGGTCAAGTGACAGTGTGCCACATAGCCCGGTGGGATTTGCACCACCACTGCCCTCTGCTGACAGCACCCTGCCACTGCACAGGAGGAGCTCCAAGCTCAG CATGAGGAAAGATTCCATTGATGAAGATGGAGACGCACCTCCCAGAAGTTCCAAACGCTTGTCACGCTTTCTGCCCAGCT TGGTCCTGTATCAGGAGTACAGCGATGTGGCCATTaacagagagatccagaggCAACAGGGGGCAGAGCCTGGAAACGATGAAGACAGGGGTGGGGACTATGCCTCCCCCAGCAATCTCTCTCCTTCCAGCTCTTTTCGATCTTCACGGGGCTCAGCCTTCTCCCTCTGGCAGGATATTCCTGATGTGCGGGGCAGCGGAGAACTGGACAACTTCAGTAATGAGGAGCGCAAACTGCAGGAG gCCAAGTTTGAATTGGTGACATCTGAGGCCTCTTACATCCGTAGCTTGACCATTGCTGTGGACCACTTTATGATGTCTCCAGAGCTAACAGAGTGCCTGGGGACTCAGGAGAGGCAGTGGCTTTTCTCCAAACTGCCTGATGTCAAGGACGTCAGTGAGAA gtttctGCAGGATCTAGAGCACCGGTTAGAGGCAGATATCTTGCGCTTTGATGTGTGTGACATTGTCCTGGAACACTGTCCGGCACTGCGGAGGGTTTACCTTCCTTACGTTACCAACCAGGCTTACCAGGAGCAGACCTACCAGCGGCTCCT ACAGGAGAATCCCCGCTTCCCTGGAATACTGGCCCGTTTGGAGGAGGACCCCATATGCCAACGGCTTCCTCTTACATCATTCCTCATCCTGCCTTTTCAAAGGATTACACGTCTCAAAATGCTGGTGGAG AACATCTTAAAGAGAACAACCCCTGGTTCACGAGATGAGGACACAGCTACCAAAGCTTTTAATGAGTTGAAAAAG ATTATAAAAGAATGTAACTCCAGTGTACAATCCATGAAGAGGATGGAGGAACTGATTCATCTCAACAAGAAAATACACTTTGAGGGGAAG ATTTTCCCTCTCATTTCACAGTCTCGCTGGCTGGTGAAACATGGTGAGCTATTAGAGGTGGACATGCAAACCATGAGCATATCCGGGTCGAAGTTCAAACTGCCAACACGGCCTGTGTATCTGCACCTGTTTAATGACTGCCTCCTGCTATCCCGGAGAAAAGA CACATGGAAGTTCATGGTGTTCGTACATGCAAAGATTGGCGAACTGAAGGTGAAGGACCTGAGTCAAAAACTTCAGGGCATCTCAGGATTCATCTTCCATCTGCAGCTGTGCGAAGGCCAGCAGCTCAAACATCAGATCCTGCTCAAGTCACAGACAGA GAGTGGAAAGCAGAGATGGATCACAGCCATGTTTCCCCCTGACCCAAAGACAACCATTGAGCAGGCCAGTGAGAATGAGG ATCTATCTCAGGTTCAGTGCATTAAGAGCTACCAGGCTCAGGAGCATGATGAGCTCACGCTCGAGAAGGCAGACATCCTTCAAGCTAAAACCATTACAAGTGATG GGTGGGTGGAGGGGATCCGATTGTCTGATGGAGAGAGGGGCTGGTTCCCCAAAACGTATGTGGAGGAAATTACGAGTCGCAGCGCTCGCTTGAGAAACCTTCGCGAGAACATTCGCATCAAGTGCGTCACCCAGAAACTGGAGGGCGAGTCTCAGTGA
- the LOC108434181 gene encoding uncharacterized protein LOC108434181, which produces MGCCSVTPITTGIDEVGPDEIELLEIDGAGVWTLGESKLQVSTRSETEEAPPPPRCPSLRHLKQEVPDPVSSRESTQKRNSQVVLWGWTKGELHQRLYTHPVRDWEGRAPHSYGDIIYSSLVSLHNGYTKVMSERYLVLFSFHLLILALDNSNHDFIYEGILPLSAIEVRVISQQDSTAPHTFEISGPMVDSKIFICANAADRKCWIENIEDRRYKSLRQQISPSHSALSYLLPCNESWKREELKRYLLRSPIWQWEGTPIQHMGQPLYLSLVNVSNLQTHGSQERLLVLFPSDLLILSVDSQRVHVKYEGRLPRKSITALERSALPGRLEFELTGDLMEPFLVSCTYPEDYQSWIFQLQQPAKVPHTIPNHTPPPLIPKKRRS; this is translated from the exons ATGGGATGCTGTAGCGTGACTCCGATAACCACAGGCATTGACGAGGTGGGCCCAGATGAAATTGAACTCCTAGAGATCGACGGGGCAGG GGTGTGGACTCTGGGGGAGAGTAAGCTCCAAGTTTCAACGAGGAGCGAGACAGAAGAGGCTCCTCCACCGCCTCGCTGTCCGTCTCTGAGGCATCTCAAGCAGGAG gtCCCAGATCCTGTCTCTTCAAGAGAGTCTACTCAGAAGAGGAACTCGCAA GTGGTGCTGTGGGGGTGGACTAAGGGTGAGCTACACCAAAGGCTGTACACTCATCCCGTCAGAGACTGGGAGGGCCGAGCGCCTCACTCCTATGGAGACATAATATACTCCTCGCTCGTATCTTTACACAACGGCTACACAAAG GTGATGAGTGAAAGATATCTGGTTCTGTTCTCCTTTCATTTATTAATCCTTGCTCTGGACAACTCAAACCATGATTTCATCTATGAG GGCATTCTTCCTCTGTCAGCAATTGAGGTACGAGTGATTTCTCAACAGGACTCTACTGCACCACACACGTTCGAGATTAGTG GGCCCATGGTGGACTCAAAGATTTTCATCTGTGCTAATGCTGCTGACAGAAAGTGCTGGATAGAGAACATAGAGGACAGGAGATACAAATCTCTCAGGCAGCAGATCAGCCCCTCTCACAGTGCCCTCTCCTACCTG TTACCATGTAATGAGAGCTGGAAGAgggaggagctgaagaggtaCTTACTGAGGTCTCCAATCTGGCAATGGGAGGGGACTCCTATTCAACACATGGGCCAGCCACTGTACCTGTCACTGGTCAATGTCAGCAACTTGCAGACACAC GGATCTCAGGAGCGTCTTCTTGTGCTCTTTCCTTCGGACCTCCTAATTCTGTCTGTGGACTCTCAACGGGTTCATGTAAAATATGAG GGTCGTCTTCCACGAAAAAGCATTACAGCTTTGGAGCGATCTGCCCTGCCTGGGAGACTTGAATTTGAACTCACAG GGGATTTAATGGAACCCTTTCTGGTCTCATGTACTTATCCAGAGGATTATCAAAGCTGGATCTTCCAGTTACAGCAG CCTGCAAAGGTACCTCATACGATTCCCAACCACACGCCTCCACCTCTCATACCGAAGAAGCGCAGGAGCTGA
- the LOC108434189 gene encoding uncharacterized protein LOC108434189 isoform X2 → MPRPQIITWLERMRQAEKSNVLLMSQKKCYKPLYWKSRSYLGLLACIILDSPDKKLSTSQILDKMMAFMAADSKRIEKPVKTCLSSHKCFVKA, encoded by the exons ATGCCTCGGCCGCAAATTATCACCTGGCTTGAAAGAATGCGCCAGGCTGAGAAGAGTAACGTCCTTCTGATGTCACAGAAAAAGTGCTATAAGCCGCTTTACTGGAAGAGTCGTTCCTACCTGGGCTTGCTGGCATGCATTATTCTAGACTCTCCTGACAAGAAGCTCTCAACTTCTCAA ATATTAGATAAAATGATGGCTTTTATGGCAGCTGACAGTAAAAGAATTGAGAAGCCTGTGAAAACCTGCTTATCATCTCACAAGTGTTTTGTAAAG GCTTGA
- the LOC108434189 gene encoding uncharacterized protein LOC108434189 isoform X1, with protein sequence MPRPQIITWLERMRQAEKSNVLLMSQKKCYKPLYWKSRSYLGLLACIILDSPDKKLSTSQILDKMMAFMAADSKRIEKPVKTCLSSHKCFVKFSDPQCPSGMDLWTLDKRRMTKNMKDHVKATLQMFPGFSSKVSVKCNNGREPGLTNTVNGCFMPVDKQVSQELQDFKLFLKRCSTTEWQIVALPTRADRYNQTSVDWSNLALKSVVQYSGPFSTESLIKEDGPQPYHNPRNVATVFEGFPLETAHSSCSRTPEM encoded by the exons ATGCCTCGGCCGCAAATTATCACCTGGCTTGAAAGAATGCGCCAGGCTGAGAAGAGTAACGTCCTTCTGATGTCACAGAAAAAGTGCTATAAGCCGCTTTACTGGAAGAGTCGTTCCTACCTGGGCTTGCTGGCATGCATTATTCTAGACTCTCCTGACAAGAAGCTCTCAACTTCTCAA ATATTAGATAAAATGATGGCTTTTATGGCAGCTGACAGTAAAAGAATTGAGAAGCCTGTGAAAACCTGCTTATCATCTCACAAGTGTTTTGTAAAG TTTTCAGACCCCCAATGTCCAAGTGGTATGGATCTCTGGACACTGGATAAGAGAAGAATGACCAAAAATATGAAGGATCATGTCAAAGCAACGCTTCAAATGTTTCCTGGATTTTCCTCTAAAGTAAGTGTGAAATGCAACAATGGAAGAGAACCTGGCCTCACTAACACAGTAAATGGATGCTTTATGCCTGTGGATAAACAAGTATCACAGGAGCTTCAAGACTTTAAACTCTTCCTGAAGAGATGTTCAACCACGGAGTGGCAGATTGTAGCGCTGCCAACCAGAGCTGACCGCTATAATCAAACATCAGTGGACTGGTCTAATCTGGCACTCAAGTCTGTGGTTCAGTACAGCGGCCCTTTCTCCACAGAATCCCTCATAAAGGAAGATGGACCTCAGCCCTACCATAATCCCAGAAATGTGGCCACTGTGTTTGAAGGATtccctttggaaactgcacACTCAAGTTGTTCCAGAACTCCAGAGATGTAG